One segment of Acidovorax sp. DW039 DNA contains the following:
- the pmbA gene encoding metalloprotease PmbA — MNKPSSRAKSAPRAQAAAKAPASSQTPASGFSYSRSFFEELVDQALAHAKKLGATDAGAEASEGCGLSVSVRKGELENVERNRDKSLGVTVYIGHRRGNASTSDFSKKAIEQTVQAAYDIARFTAEDPVAGLPDAQDIAPTDTHRDLQLFHPWAITSEEAAEMAKACEEAAFKTHRRITNSEGAGVSAQQSHFFSAHTRGFRGGYASSRHSFSVSPIASLPGKNAEMQRDAWYSSMRNAADLASPEAVGRYAAQRALSRLGSRKIPTTECPVLFESTLAAGLLGGFVQAVSGGSLYRKSSFLLDSLGKVVFPKHIDIVEDPFILGGKGSSPFDEEGVRVARRNVVKGGRVEGYFLSSYSARKLGMKTTGNAGGSHNLTLTSRLTQAGDDLDAMLQKLGTGLFVVELMGQGVNYVTGDYSRGASGFWVEKGRIAYPVHEITIAGNLKDMFKGIEAVGADAYNYGAKTVGSILVNRMKVAGS; from the coding sequence ATGAATAAACCTTCTTCCCGCGCCAAAAGCGCCCCACGCGCCCAGGCTGCTGCCAAGGCCCCCGCTTCGTCCCAAACACCTGCCAGCGGTTTCAGCTACAGCCGCTCCTTCTTTGAAGAGCTGGTGGACCAGGCGCTGGCCCATGCCAAAAAGCTGGGAGCCACGGATGCCGGTGCCGAGGCCTCTGAAGGCTGCGGCCTGTCGGTCAGCGTGCGCAAGGGTGAGCTGGAAAACGTCGAGCGCAACCGCGACAAGTCTCTGGGCGTGACGGTCTACATCGGCCATCGCCGGGGCAACGCCAGCACATCCGATTTCTCCAAAAAAGCCATCGAGCAGACCGTGCAGGCTGCGTACGACATTGCCCGCTTCACGGCCGAAGACCCGGTGGCGGGCCTGCCCGATGCGCAGGACATTGCCCCCACGGACACGCACCGCGATTTGCAGCTCTTCCACCCCTGGGCCATCACCAGCGAGGAAGCGGCCGAGATGGCCAAGGCCTGCGAAGAGGCTGCCTTCAAAACCCACCGGCGCATCACCAACAGCGAAGGCGCGGGCGTGTCGGCCCAGCAAAGCCATTTCTTCAGCGCCCATACACGCGGCTTTCGGGGCGGCTATGCCAGCTCGCGCCACAGCTTCTCGGTGTCTCCCATCGCTTCGCTGCCGGGCAAGAACGCAGAGATGCAGCGCGATGCCTGGTACAGCTCCATGCGCAACGCGGCAGACCTTGCCTCGCCCGAGGCTGTGGGGCGCTACGCCGCGCAGCGCGCCCTGAGCCGCCTGGGTAGCCGAAAGATTCCGACGACCGAGTGCCCTGTGCTGTTCGAGTCCACGCTGGCTGCGGGCCTGCTGGGGGGCTTTGTGCAGGCCGTCAGCGGTGGCTCTCTGTACCGCAAGAGCAGCTTCCTGCTGGACTCGCTCGGCAAGGTGGTCTTTCCCAAGCACATCGACATCGTGGAAGACCCCTTCATCCTGGGCGGCAAGGGCAGCTCTCCTTTTGATGAAGAAGGCGTGCGGGTGGCCCGGCGCAACGTGGTCAAGGGTGGGCGCGTGGAGGGCTACTTCCTCTCCAGCTATTCCGCCCGCAAGCTGGGCATGAAGACCACCGGCAATGCCGGTGGCTCGCACAACCTGACGCTGACATCGCGCCTGACGCAGGCAGGGGACGATCTCGACGCCATGCTGCAAAAGCTGGGCACGGGCCTGTTTGTGGTGGAGCTGATGGGGCAGGGCGTGAACTACGTGACGGGTGACTATTCACGCGGGGCCAGTGGCTTCTGGGTGGAAAAGGGGCGCATTGCCTACCCGGTGCACGAGATCACCATCGCTGGCAACCTCAAGGACATGTTCAAGGGGATTGAGGCGGTGGGCGCAGATGCCTACAACTACGGTGCCAAGACCGTGGGCTCCATTCTGGTCAACCGCATGAAGGTGGCGGGCAGCTGA
- the hpaI gene encoding 4-hydroxy-2-oxoheptanedioate aldolase: protein MPALNPFKTALAERRPQIGLWLSMADAYLAEAAATCGYDWLLIDGEHAPNDLRTTMAALQAVAAYPAHPIVRVVEGQTALIKQMLDIGAKTLLVPMVDTAEQARSIVAATQYPPQGIRGVGSAVGRSSLWSSRSDYLNVADDEVCLLVQAETVTALTNLEAICAVDGVHGVFIGPADLAASMGHRGNPGHPEVQAAIEGAMKTIIASGKAAGTLTSDPALAQRYLDLGCTFVAVGVDVLMFTGAARKLRGQFAGGTAAAPAKASAAY from the coding sequence ATGCCTGCACTCAACCCCTTCAAAACCGCCCTGGCCGAGCGCCGTCCGCAAATTGGCCTGTGGCTTTCCATGGCCGATGCCTACTTGGCAGAAGCCGCTGCCACCTGCGGCTATGACTGGCTGCTGATCGACGGCGAACATGCCCCCAACGACCTGCGCACCACCATGGCAGCCCTGCAGGCGGTGGCAGCCTATCCCGCCCACCCCATCGTGCGCGTGGTGGAGGGGCAAACCGCCCTCATCAAGCAGATGCTGGACATTGGGGCCAAGACCCTGCTCGTGCCCATGGTGGACACGGCAGAGCAGGCCCGCAGCATCGTTGCTGCCACGCAGTACCCGCCCCAGGGCATTCGCGGCGTGGGCAGTGCGGTGGGACGCTCGTCGCTGTGGAGCAGCCGCAGCGACTACCTGAACGTGGCGGACGATGAAGTCTGCCTGCTGGTGCAGGCCGAAACCGTCACGGCCCTGACCAATCTGGAGGCCATCTGCGCAGTAGACGGCGTGCACGGCGTCTTCATCGGCCCGGCCGACCTGGCCGCATCCATGGGCCACCGCGGCAACCCCGGCCACCCCGAGGTGCAGGCCGCCATCGAGGGTGCCATGAAGACCATCATCGCCAGCGGCAAGGCCGCCGGCACCCTCACGTCAGACCCCGCACTGGCACAGCGCTACCTGGACCTGGGCTGCACCTTTGTGGCGGTGGGGGTGGATGTGCTGATGTTCACCGGCGCGGCCCGCAAGCTGCGCGGGCAGTTTGCCGGGGGCACAGCGGCCGCACCGGCCAAAGCCAGCGCGGCATATTGA
- a CDS encoding two-component system response regulator — MEKAPFVVNSSTLVDQHIATVLVVDDTPENLTLMGTLLREHFMVKVANNGEKALKIALSDTPPDLVLLDIMMPEMDGYEVCRKLKANASTRDIPIIFLTARSDPDDERMGLGLGAVDYITKPISPPILLARVNTHLALKATADFLRDKSAYLEREVALRTLEVQAIQDVTIMAMTSLAETRDNETGNHIRRTQLYVKTLAERLRNHPRFEAVLTDRMIDLLYKSAPLHDIGKIGIPDSILLKPGKLTVEEFEIMKTHTTLGRDAIEDAERRLGMRVAFLSVSKEIAYSHQEKWDGSGYPLGLAGDDIPVSARLMAVADVYDALINKRVYKVAFSHEQACSTILKGKGTHFDPDMVDAFVDIAEDFRNIALKYPDPE; from the coding sequence ATGGAAAAAGCGCCTTTTGTCGTGAACTCTTCTACTTTGGTGGACCAGCACATCGCCACTGTGCTGGTGGTGGATGACACGCCTGAGAACCTGACGCTGATGGGGACCTTGCTGCGCGAGCACTTCATGGTCAAGGTGGCCAACAACGGCGAAAAGGCGTTGAAGATCGCTCTCTCCGATACCCCTCCGGATCTGGTGCTGCTCGACATCATGATGCCGGAGATGGATGGCTATGAGGTGTGTCGCAAACTCAAGGCCAACGCCAGCACGCGCGACATACCCATCATCTTCCTCACCGCCCGCTCAGACCCTGATGACGAGCGCATGGGGCTGGGTCTCGGCGCGGTGGATTACATCACCAAGCCCATCAGCCCGCCGATCCTGCTTGCACGCGTCAACACCCACTTAGCACTCAAGGCCACGGCCGACTTCCTGCGAGACAAGAGCGCCTATCTGGAGCGCGAGGTGGCCTTGCGTACCCTGGAAGTGCAGGCGATTCAAGACGTCACCATCATGGCGATGACGTCTCTGGCAGAGACCCGCGACAACGAAACCGGCAACCACATCCGCCGCACACAGCTCTACGTCAAGACGCTGGCCGAGCGGCTGCGCAACCACCCGCGGTTCGAGGCGGTACTGACAGACCGCATGATCGACCTGCTTTACAAGTCGGCCCCTCTGCATGACATCGGCAAGATCGGGATACCGGACAGCATTCTCCTCAAGCCGGGCAAGTTGACGGTGGAGGAGTTCGAGATCATGAAGACCCACACCACGCTGGGGCGGGATGCGATTGAGGATGCAGAGCGCAGACTGGGCATGCGGGTGGCGTTCCTCAGCGTGTCGAAGGAGATCGCGTACAGCCATCAGGAAAAATGGGATGGCAGTGGATACCCGCTGGGGCTGGCGGGCGACGACATACCGGTGTCTGCCCGGCTGATGGCGGTGGCGGATGTGTATGACGCGCTCATCAACAAGCGGGTCTACAAGGTGGCGTTTTCACACGAACAAGCCTGCAGCACCATCCTCAAGGGCAAGGGCACCCACTTTGACCCCGACATGGTGGACGCCTTTGTGGACATTGCCGAGGACTTCCGCAACATTGCGCTCAAGTATCCTGATCCCGAATGA
- the yjgA gene encoding ribosome biogenesis factor YjgA: MSRKPKKGYFVKGHFVAEGSELDLQLKAELKGTPDASRTDLKRESDALQELGKELLTLRADLFDSVGLPDKLVDALAEAKRITNFEGKRRQMQYVGKLMRKLEPEVVQAARTALEEQHKGSANEKLRLHLAEQWRDRLIADDATLPLWMDEYPDTDTQQLRALIRQARKDAPPVDKAAVSQGLAPRKGRAYRELFQLVREHLGGTGLEREDSANTEEDSDE; this comes from the coding sequence ATGTCACGCAAACCCAAAAAAGGCTACTTCGTGAAGGGCCATTTCGTTGCTGAAGGCAGCGAACTGGACCTTCAGCTCAAGGCCGAACTCAAAGGCACGCCCGATGCCAGCCGTACCGATCTCAAACGCGAAAGTGATGCCCTGCAGGAGCTGGGCAAGGAACTGTTGACACTTCGCGCCGACCTGTTCGACTCCGTAGGCCTGCCCGACAAACTGGTGGACGCCCTGGCCGAGGCCAAGCGCATCACCAACTTTGAAGGCAAGCGCCGCCAGATGCAGTACGTGGGCAAACTCATGCGCAAGCTGGAGCCCGAGGTGGTGCAGGCCGCACGCACCGCGCTGGAGGAACAGCACAAAGGCTCTGCCAACGAAAAGCTGCGCCTGCACCTGGCCGAGCAATGGCGCGACCGCCTGATTGCTGATGACGCAACGCTGCCGCTGTGGATGGACGAGTACCCGGACACGGACACACAACAGTTGCGCGCACTGATCCGCCAGGCACGCAAGGATGCCCCACCCGTGGACAAGGCGGCGGTGTCGCAGGGCCTGGCCCCCCGCAAGGGCCGCGCCTACCGCGAACTCTTCCAGCTGGTGCGCGAACACCTGGGCGGCACAGGGCTGGAGCGTGAAGACAGCGCGAACACCGAGGAAGACAGTGATGAGTGA
- the mog gene encoding molybdopterin adenylyltransferase, giving the protein MSEAASLTYDAVKIGIVSISDRASTGVYEDKGLPALQDWLGRALYNPVSFEARLIPDEQDTISATLIELVNAGCSLVLTTGGTGPALRDVTPEATLAVAHKEMPGFGEQMRQISLKFVPTAILSRQVAVIRDQSLIINLPGQPKAIAETLEGLKDSEGKSLVPGIFAAVPYCIDLIGGPYLETRDEVCKAFRPKNAVRVRPA; this is encoded by the coding sequence ATGAGTGAAGCAGCCTCGTTGACTTATGACGCCGTGAAGATCGGCATCGTCTCGATCAGTGACCGCGCCAGCACCGGCGTGTATGAAGACAAGGGCCTGCCTGCGCTGCAGGACTGGCTGGGCCGTGCGCTCTACAACCCCGTTAGCTTTGAAGCACGACTGATTCCGGACGAGCAGGACACCATCAGCGCCACGCTGATTGAACTGGTGAACGCAGGCTGCAGTCTGGTGCTGACCACGGGTGGCACCGGCCCTGCACTGCGCGATGTGACCCCCGAAGCCACGCTGGCCGTAGCGCACAAGGAGATGCCGGGCTTTGGCGAGCAGATGCGCCAGATCAGCCTGAAATTCGTGCCCACGGCCATCCTCTCGCGCCAGGTGGCAGTGATCCGCGACCAGAGCCTCATCATCAACCTGCCCGGCCAGCCCAAGGCCATTGCCGAGACACTGGAAGGCCTTAAGGATTCAGAGGGCAAATCGCTGGTGCCTGGCATTTTTGCGGCGGTGCCTTACTGTATCGATCTGATCGGCGGTCCCTACCTGGAAACACGCGACGAGGTCTGCAAGGCCTTCCGCCCCAAAAACGCTGTTCGCGTACGGCCCGCCTGA
- a CDS encoding PilZ domain-containing protein: MNSPLSIPSHDERRSQERRILRVQAELLIAGRPSMSVRTMDISEGGISVLCAVNLPARTECTVRVSLPIPPTGRKPVELRAVVRYSILSSTGGGFQLGMSVPTTDEATKAAIKQYIKN, from the coding sequence ATGAATTCCCCACTCTCGATTCCTTCCCACGACGAGCGCCGCAGCCAGGAACGGCGCATCCTGAGGGTGCAGGCCGAGCTGCTCATCGCTGGCCGCCCTTCCATGTCCGTGCGCACCATGGACATCAGCGAAGGAGGTATCAGTGTGTTGTGTGCAGTGAACCTGCCAGCACGCACCGAGTGCACAGTGCGCGTCTCCTTGCCGATTCCACCCACAGGCCGCAAACCTGTTGAGCTGCGTGCCGTGGTGCGCTACAGCATTCTGAGCAGTACCGGCGGTGGTTTTCAGCTGGGCATGAGCGTGCCCACCACGGACGAAGCCACCAAGGCAGCCATCAAGCAGTACATCAAGAACTGA
- a CDS encoding RNA methyltransferase, with translation MKTRFVLINTSHAGNVGAAARAMKVMGFDDLVLVAPRWPNVLRREETIQRASGALDVLEKARIVATLDEALDGMSHLCATAMTPRDFGPPTVEPRAHFEMLLKSERLALEQRALEGKSALENDDDAALDTSPASQAGVAFLFGSERFGMTNEDVYRCHVALSIPTNPRFGSLNLGAAIQVIAYDWRQALGGFAVQDATPPRVLADAAQVGGMLTHWEQALTAIGFLDPAAPKKLMPRLNQLFNRAQLSPEEIHILRGVAKAMIETAQAKR, from the coding sequence ATGAAGACCCGTTTTGTCCTGATCAACACCAGTCACGCCGGCAACGTCGGTGCCGCCGCACGCGCCATGAAAGTCATGGGCTTTGACGATCTGGTCCTGGTGGCTCCGCGCTGGCCCAACGTGCTGCGGCGGGAAGAGACGATCCAGCGTGCCAGCGGCGCGCTGGATGTGCTGGAGAAAGCACGCATCGTCGCCACTCTGGATGAAGCGCTGGACGGCATGAGCCACCTGTGTGCCACGGCCATGACACCGCGGGACTTTGGCCCGCCCACGGTGGAGCCCAGGGCCCATTTTGAAATGCTATTGAAAAGTGAGCGCCTTGCGCTTGAGCAGCGTGCGCTAGAGGGCAAAAGTGCTCTAGAAAATGATGACGATGCGGCGCTTGACACCTCGCCCGCAAGCCAGGCGGGCGTCGCCTTTCTTTTTGGCTCCGAGCGGTTTGGCATGACGAACGAAGATGTCTACCGTTGCCATGTAGCGCTGTCCATTCCCACCAATCCCCGCTTTGGCTCGCTCAACCTCGGTGCGGCCATTCAGGTGATTGCGTACGACTGGCGTCAGGCCCTGGGCGGGTTTGCAGTGCAGGACGCGACTCCCCCGCGGGTGCTGGCCGATGCTGCGCAGGTAGGGGGCATGTTGACGCATTGGGAGCAGGCGTTGACAGCCATCGGCTTTCTGGACCCGGCGGCTCCCAAAAAGCTCATGCCGCGCTTGAACCAGCTTTTCAACCGTGCGCAACTCAGCCCTGAAGAAATCCACATCCTGCGTGGTGTCGCCAAAGCCATGATCGAAACCGCTCAGGCAAAGCGCTAG
- the cysE gene encoding serine O-acetyltransferase: MFARLRSDIQCILDRDPAARSTWEVITCYPGLHAVWLHRPAHWCWGHGLKWLGRFISHFARWFTGIEIHPGAKIGERVFFDHAMGVVVGETAEIGDGCTIYQGVTLGGTSLYKGAKRHPTLGKDVVVSAGAKVLGGFEVGDGAKIGSNAVVIKPVPAGATAVGIPARIIPSKEGQSADVTEEAKPKPKFTAYGITQEDDPLSQAMRGLIDNAASQEHQITLLWQAIEKLSVLQKTQDCVPCDAALKEQFEASKLNELVGK; the protein is encoded by the coding sequence ATGTTTGCCCGCCTGCGCTCCGACATCCAGTGCATTCTTGACCGTGACCCTGCAGCGCGCAGTACCTGGGAGGTGATCACCTGTTACCCCGGCTTGCACGCCGTCTGGCTGCACCGGCCTGCCCACTGGTGCTGGGGGCATGGTCTTAAATGGCTGGGGCGTTTCATCTCGCACTTTGCGCGGTGGTTCACCGGCATCGAAATCCACCCTGGAGCCAAAATCGGCGAGAGGGTGTTTTTTGATCACGCCATGGGCGTGGTGGTCGGTGAGACGGCCGAGATTGGTGACGGCTGCACCATCTACCAGGGTGTGACGCTGGGCGGAACCTCTCTGTACAAAGGCGCCAAGCGCCATCCCACCTTGGGCAAGGATGTGGTGGTGAGCGCAGGGGCCAAGGTGCTGGGCGGCTTTGAGGTGGGCGATGGTGCCAAGATTGGTAGCAACGCCGTGGTGATCAAGCCGGTGCCTGCCGGGGCTACTGCGGTGGGCATTCCTGCACGCATCATCCCCTCCAAGGAAGGGCAAAGTGCCGACGTGACCGAGGAGGCAAAACCCAAGCCCAAATTCACGGCCTACGGCATCACCCAGGAAGACGATCCCCTCTCGCAAGCCATGCGCGGGCTGATCGACAACGCTGCCTCGCAGGAGCACCAGATCACATTGCTGTGGCAGGCCATTGAAAAGCTGTCCGTGCTGCAGAAAACGCAGGATTGCGTGCCGTGTGATGCCGCGCTCAAGGAGCAGTTCGAGGCCAGCAAGCTCAACGAACTGGTGGGCAAGTAA
- a CDS encoding inositol monophosphatase family protein translates to MSSNLHPMLNVAIKAARAAGAIINRAALDVESVRISQKQINDFVTEVDHASEKTIIETLLTAYPGHGILAEESGKEYGAKDSDFVWVIDPLDGTTNFIHGFPVYCVSIALTVKGKVEQAVVYDPTRNDLFTATKGRGAYLNERRIRVSKRTQLKDSLISTGFPFRPGDNFKSYMNMMGDVMQRTAGLRRPGAAALDLAYVAAGFTDGFFETGLSIWDVAAGSLLVTEAGGLVGNFTGEADFLEQRECLAGNPRIYGQLVPILGKYSKFASAGDKAAVRQAAGEEAMVASAEDATANDSTAQDTEGTAAAKDDAPF, encoded by the coding sequence ATGTCGTCAAATCTGCACCCCATGCTCAACGTGGCCATCAAGGCCGCTCGCGCCGCCGGCGCCATCATCAACCGCGCGGCCCTGGACGTGGAATCGGTTCGCATCTCGCAAAAGCAGATCAACGACTTTGTGACCGAAGTGGATCATGCGTCTGAAAAGACCATCATCGAAACCCTGCTGACCGCCTACCCCGGTCACGGCATCCTGGCCGAAGAATCCGGCAAAGAGTACGGTGCCAAGGATTCGGACTTCGTCTGGGTGATCGACCCCCTGGACGGCACCACCAACTTCATCCACGGCTTCCCCGTGTACTGCGTGAGCATCGCCCTCACCGTCAAGGGCAAGGTCGAGCAGGCCGTGGTGTACGACCCCACCCGCAACGACCTGTTCACTGCCACCAAGGGCCGTGGCGCCTACCTCAACGAGCGTCGCATCCGCGTGAGCAAGCGCACGCAGTTGAAGGACAGCCTGATCTCCACCGGCTTTCCGTTCCGCCCAGGCGACAACTTCAAGAGCTACATGAACATGATGGGCGACGTGATGCAGCGCACTGCTGGGTTGCGCCGCCCAGGCGCAGCAGCGCTGGACCTGGCCTATGTGGCGGCAGGTTTCACCGACGGCTTCTTTGAGACGGGCCTGAGCATCTGGGACGTGGCAGCCGGTTCGCTGCTGGTGACCGAAGCCGGTGGTCTGGTTGGCAATTTCACGGGCGAGGCAGACTTCCTCGAACAGCGCGAATGCCTGGCTGGCAACCCACGCATCTACGGCCAGTTGGTGCCTATCCTGGGCAAATACAGCAAGTTTGCCAGCGCAGGCGACAAGGCCGCCGTGCGCCAGGCCGCTGGCGAAGAAGCCATGGTTGCGTCCGCAGAAGACGCCACAGCCAACGACAGCACTGCGCAGGATACGGAAGGCACAGCCGCTGCCAAGGACGACGCACCGTTCTGA